In Lonchura striata isolate bLonStr1 chromosome 14 unlocalized genomic scaffold, bLonStr1.mat SUPER_14_unloc_2, whole genome shotgun sequence, the following are encoded in one genomic region:
- the LOC144248389 gene encoding uncharacterized protein LOC144248389, which produces SSQSSELVEKPHGREKPHKCLECGKGFRWSSNLIEHQRIHTGERPYECGECGKSFGWSSDLRKHQRIHTGERPYECPQCGKRFQTSSSVLRHERIHTEERPFRCPDCGKGFKHNSHLTVHRHIHTGERPYECGKCGKSFIHMSGLIQHQVIHTGERPYECLECGKSFGWSSALRIHQRIHTGERPYECPQCGKRFQTSSDVLKHERSHTEERPFLCPDCGKGFKHNSSLTVHRRIHTGERPYECGKCGKNFSRSFHLTQHQRRHQ; this is translated from the coding sequence tccagccagagctcagagctggtggagaagcctcatggcagggagaagccccacaagtgcttggaatgtgggaagggtttcaggtGGAGCTCCAACCTGAtcgagcaccagaggatccacactggggaacggccctacgagtgtggggagtgtgggaagagctttgggtggagctcAGACCTGAGAaaacaccagcgcatccacactggggagaggccctatgagtgtccccagtgtgggaagaggtttcagaccagctccagtgtcctcagacatgagcggattcacacagaggagaggcccttccgctgccccgactgcgggaagggcttcaagcacaactcccacctcaccgtgcaccggcacatccacaccggggagaggccctacgagtgtgggaagtgtgggaagagcttcataCACATGTCtggcctgatccagcaccaggttatccacactggggaacggccctatgagtgcttggaatgtggaaagagctttgggtggagctcTGCGCTGAGAatacaccagcgcatccacactggggagaggccctacgagtgtccccagtgtgggaagaggtttcagaccagctccgATGTCCTCAAGCATGAACGGAGTCatacagaggagaggcccttcctctgccccgactgcgggaagggcttcaagcacaactccagcctcaccgtgcaccggcgcatccacaccggggaacggccctacgagtgtgggaagtgtgggaagaactTCTCCAGGAGCTTTCACTTGACCCAGCACCAACGAAGGCACcagtaa